In 'Nostoc azollae' 0708, the following are encoded in one genomic region:
- a CDS encoding asparaginase translates to MTMGKRTQATALEVRLLREGIIESRHIVQAVVSDKRGRVLSVAGNAETAAFVRSALKPFQALALTSTGTLERYDLSDRDLAIITSSHKGSMEQVRQVFNILWQADLDPTALHCPIPQGKSSALEYNCSGKHAGMLAVCQQRHWPLTSYLDRKHPIQQLIITKVAELLRMPAEEFLTAHDDCGAPTYLMQLSQMASLYAVLASSNSLDMERIVRAMNHHPTMVAGDGEFDTELMRLTPSELVSKAGAEGVQCIGRLGEGMGLAIKVMDGAKRAKYAVAIHLLQQMGWITPSVAQSLSEKFMNLGKYKRLEVIGELSLL, encoded by the coding sequence ATGACAATGGGAAAACGAACACAAGCTACAGCACTGGAAGTCCGGTTGCTGCGGGAAGGTATTATCGAATCTCGGCATATAGTCCAGGCTGTAGTTAGCGACAAACGGGGACGAGTTCTGTCTGTTGCTGGCAACGCCGAAACCGCTGCATTTGTCCGTTCTGCCCTTAAACCATTTCAAGCACTGGCTCTCACCAGCACAGGCACACTGGAACGGTATGATTTGAGCGATCGCGACTTAGCAATTATCACCAGTTCCCACAAAGGCAGCATGGAACAGGTGCGACAGGTATTTAACATACTTTGGCAAGCTGACCTTGACCCCACAGCCCTACACTGTCCAATTCCCCAAGGTAAGAGCAGTGCATTAGAATATAACTGCTCTGGCAAACACGCAGGAATGTTAGCTGTTTGTCAGCAACGCCATTGGCCTTTAACCAGCTATTTGGATCGTAAACACCCAATTCAGCAGTTAATTATCACCAAAGTTGCAGAATTGCTGCGAATGCCAGCAGAAGAATTTCTCACCGCCCATGATGACTGTGGCGCACCCACATATTTAATGCAACTTAGTCAAATGGCATCTTTATATGCTGTACTTGCCTCTAGCAATAGCTTGGATATGGAGCGCATTGTCCGCGCCATGAACCATCATCCCACGATGGTGGCTGGAGATGGGGAATTTGATACCGAATTAATGCGCCTAACTCCCAGTGAACTGGTCAGTAAAGCTGGTGCAGAAGGTGTGCAGTGCATCGGCCGACTTGGTGAAGGCATGGGATTAGCAATTAAAGTCATGGATGGAGCTAAACGCGCAAAATATGCCGTAGCCATTCACCTGCTGCAACAAATGGGCTGGATTACTCCCAGCGTCGCCCAGAGCCTATCTGAGAAGTTTATGAACCTGGGAAAATACAAACGTTTGGAAGTAATTGGAGAATTATCGCTTTTGTAG
- a CDS encoding CGLD27 family protein → MRASVFDCPVPTEQQPLNEYEELKNSWLFRDTTLTWGNYTKKIFWIWGWSWLVAGPVAAASFPPQKHIFYFILCGSAAASVGLVLLLMRLYLGWFYVRDRLYSPTVFYEESGWYDGQTWTKPQEVISRDRLIVTYEIKPILQRLQITFAGLALMYLIGTILWHLL, encoded by the coding sequence ATGAGAGCCTCGGTTTTTGATTGCCCAGTTCCTACAGAACAACAACCGCTTAATGAGTACGAAGAATTAAAAAATTCCTGGCTATTTCGCGATACGACCTTAACCTGGGGTAATTACACCAAGAAAATTTTTTGGATTTGGGGTTGGTCGTGGCTGGTGGCAGGTCCAGTAGCAGCGGCCAGCTTTCCTCCACAAAAGCATATTTTTTATTTTATTCTTTGTGGATCTGCTGCCGCTAGTGTAGGACTAGTGCTGCTGTTAATGCGGTTGTATTTGGGTTGGTTCTACGTGCGTGATCGCCTCTACAGTCCCACCGTATTCTATGAAGAATCTGGTTGGTATGACGGACAAACCTGGACAAAACCCCAGGAAGTCATTAGCCGTGATCGCTTAATTGTCACCTATGAAATCAAACCCATCCTCCAACGCTTGCAAATTACCTTTGCAGGTTTGGCTTTAATGTATCTTATTGGTACTATACTTTGGCATTTGCTATAA
- the rsfS gene encoding ribosome silencing factor, with product MTNYFQGNFPLESVPLTITTVKSPMAGTEDVSGKLAITIAEAGSERKAGEILLLRVADICYLSDYFVMMTGYSRIQVRAIASAIEAKVETDWQRRPLRTEGKAEGSWILQDYGDVIVHIMMPKEREFYNLEAFWVHAERISLPNADDGNPKL from the coding sequence ATGACTAATTATTTCCAAGGAAATTTCCCATTAGAATCTGTCCCGCTAACAATAACTACAGTGAAAAGCCCAATGGCTGGGACTGAAGATGTGAGCGGAAAATTAGCGATAACCATTGCTGAAGCAGGATCAGAACGCAAAGCTGGTGAGATTTTATTGCTCAGAGTAGCAGATATCTGTTACCTATCTGATTATTTTGTGATGATGACTGGCTATTCTAGGATACAAGTGAGGGCGATCGCCTCAGCAATAGAAGCAAAAGTCGAAACTGATTGGCAACGTCGTCCCTTAAGGACAGAAGGAAAAGCTGAGGGAAGTTGGATATTACAAGACTATGGTGACGTCATTGTTCACATCATGATGCCTAAAGAACGGGAGTTTTATAATTTAGAAGCGTTCTGGGTTCATGCCGAACGCATTTCGCTACCAAACGCTGATGACGGTAACCCAAAATTATGA
- a CDS encoding glycosyltransferase family 4 protein — MRILIYSYNYYPEPIGIAPLMTELAEGLVKRGHQVRVVTAMPNYPERQIYEDYRGKLYLTEYKNGVHIQRSYVWIRPQPNLLDRVMLDASFVVTSFLPAIMGWRPDVILLTSPSLPVCLPAGLLGWLRSCPVILNLQDILPEAAIHVGLLKNQLLIKIFTALEKFAYASATKISVIADGFVENLLSKDVPANKIVQIPNWVDVNFISPLPKENNPFRATHNLNGKFVALYSGNIALTQGLETVIKAAAKLSHITEIAFVIVGEAKGLKRLQQKCLDEGADNVLLLPFQPRQDLPQMLAAADVGLVIQKKNVISFNMPSKIQVLLASGRALVGSVPDNGTAARAIKQSGGGIIVPPEDCQALATAILELYQNPAQVKTLGCNSRQYAVEQYAFEQALNHYETLCYSLTADAKTIQPAVVTTAANKKGVGV; from the coding sequence ATGCGGATTTTAATTTACTCCTACAATTATTACCCAGAGCCTATTGGTATTGCGCCGCTAATGACTGAATTAGCAGAAGGACTGGTGAAACGTGGACATCAAGTACGGGTAGTTACAGCTATGCCCAACTATCCTGAACGTCAAATTTATGAGGACTATCGCGGCAAACTGTATTTAACAGAATATAAAAATGGTGTTCATATCCAACGCAGTTATGTTTGGATTCGCCCCCAACCCAACCTATTAGATCGGGTAATGTTGGATGCTAGTTTTGTAGTCACCAGTTTTTTACCTGCAATCATGGGCTGGCGACCTGATGTGATTCTTCTGACCTCCCCATCTCTTCCAGTTTGCTTACCAGCAGGCCTTTTAGGATGGTTACGCTCCTGTCCAGTCATCTTAAATTTACAAGATATATTACCTGAAGCAGCTATCCACGTTGGTTTACTGAAAAATCAATTACTAATCAAGATATTCACAGCACTAGAAAAATTTGCCTACGCCTCGGCCACTAAAATTAGTGTAATAGCTGATGGGTTTGTAGAAAACTTACTTTCCAAAGACGTACCAGCCAACAAAATTGTGCAAATTCCTAACTGGGTTGATGTCAATTTTATTAGCCCCTTACCAAAAGAAAATAACCCCTTTCGCGCTACACATAACCTGAATGGTAAATTCGTAGCTTTGTATTCTGGCAACATCGCCTTAACCCAAGGTCTAGAAACAGTAATTAAAGCAGCCGCCAAATTAAGTCATATCACAGAAATTGCTTTTGTGATTGTTGGTGAAGCCAAAGGCTTAAAAAGACTGCAACAGAAATGTTTGGACGAAGGAGCAGACAACGTTTTGTTATTACCATTTCAACCTCGTCAAGACTTACCGCAAATGTTGGCAGCAGCAGATGTAGGGCTAGTGATACAAAAGAAAAACGTGATCTCCTTCAATATGCCATCAAAGATTCAGGTTTTACTTGCCAGCGGTAGAGCGTTGGTTGGCTCCGTACCTGATAATGGCACAGCAGCCAGAGCAATTAAACAAAGTGGTGGTGGAATTATAGTTCCTCCAGAAGATTGCCAAGCCTTAGCAACAGCGATTTTGGAATTGTACCAAAACCCGGCACAAGTAAAGACTCTGGGCTGCAATAGCCGTCAATATGCTGTTGAGCAATACGCCTTTGAACAAGCCTTAAATCATTATGAGACATTGTGTTATTCATTGACCGCCGATGCTAAAACCATTCAGCCTGCAGTTGTCACAACAGCAGCTAATAAAAAGGGTGTAGGGGTGTAG
- a CDS encoding anti-sigma factor antagonist (This anti-anti-sigma factor, or anti-sigma factor antagonist, belongs to a family that includes characterized members SpoIIAA, RsbV, RsfA, and RsfB.) has product MATKVHSFMSSQPTEADFPVTYLNDTAIVQVSMRLSVLEAVGFKQTCQNLIQADSHPQQVVLDFQNTIFMDSSGLGALVSNFKYAQQKGIAFTLRNVTPQVMAVLNLTGLDQVFSIESINRIEPIESSGLGDSQRNMMPRKVEPLPQTHPSVASWMKRLIDIVGSLVGLVITGVLLIPIALAIQIDDPGPIFFSQIRCGWMGKRFSIWKFRSMCVDAEAKKSQVKNQVEGAFFKNDNDPRITRIGRFLRRTSLDELPQFWNVLKGEMSLVGTRPPTPDEVERYEVPEWQRFDVKPGMTGEWQVNGRSTVRSFEDVIRLDLQYQKNWTLLYDLRLILKTITILFNKNSGAV; this is encoded by the coding sequence ATGGCAACTAAAGTGCATAGCTTCATGAGTAGCCAACCCACAGAGGCAGATTTCCCAGTTACTTACCTGAACGATACAGCTATAGTGCAGGTGTCTATGCGTTTGAGCGTGCTTGAGGCTGTTGGCTTTAAGCAAACCTGCCAAAACTTAATCCAAGCTGATTCACATCCCCAGCAAGTTGTCCTTGACTTCCAAAATACTATTTTTATGGATAGTAGTGGTTTAGGGGCTTTGGTAAGTAATTTTAAATATGCTCAACAAAAAGGAATCGCATTCACACTTCGTAATGTTACCCCTCAAGTTATGGCAGTGCTAAACCTGACCGGATTAGATCAGGTATTTTCTATTGAGTCTATTAACAGAATCGAACCCATAGAATCCAGCGGCCTTGGAGATAGTCAGAGAAACATGATGCCTCGAAAAGTAGAGCCGTTACCTCAAACTCATCCTTCTGTGGCCTCTTGGATGAAAAGACTGATTGATATAGTTGGATCATTAGTAGGTTTAGTTATTACAGGTGTTTTACTTATTCCCATTGCGCTCGCTATTCAAATAGACGATCCCGGTCCTATTTTCTTTAGTCAAATTCGTTGCGGCTGGATGGGTAAGCGTTTTTCTATTTGGAAATTTCGTTCTATGTGTGTTGATGCGGAAGCTAAAAAATCTCAAGTCAAAAACCAAGTAGAAGGTGCTTTTTTCAAAAATGACAACGATCCGAGGATTACAAGAATAGGACGCTTTTTGCGTCGTACAAGTCTAGATGAACTACCACAATTCTGGAACGTCCTCAAAGGTGAAATGAGTTTGGTAGGTACTAGGCCACCTACCCCAGATGAAGTAGAAAGATATGAAGTACCAGAGTGGCAGCGTTTCGATGTCAAACCAGGAATGACAGGCGAATGGCAAGTAAACGGACGCTCCACAGTACGCAGTTTTGAAGATGTAATTCGCTTGGATTTGCAGTATCAGAAAAATTGGACTTTACTTTACGATTTAAGACTGATTCTCAAAACCATAACTATATTGTTTAACAAAAACAGTGGTGCTGTTTAA
- a CDS encoding 7-carboxy-7-deazaguanine synthase QueE, translated as MIAKTTVKPTARLVEVFSAIQGEGLNVGTRQIFIRFGLCDLRCHFCDSAHTWDAPSLCKIELSPGLRDFEMHSNPIPPATLIKWVERQNLPFLHDSISLTGGEPLLHAPFLAQFLPEVRAQTNLPIYLETGGHRPDQLAMILPYLDSVGMDLKLPSVSGETHWTEHKEFLQICFEANLDIFVKIIVSQRTDPGELERSALLVAEVGQDIPIFLQPVTPLAESQQFSSVPVEAPAPQQVLEWQALMKKFVKQVRVIPQTHKMLNQM; from the coding sequence ATGATTGCTAAAACTACGGTTAAACCTACTGCACGCCTGGTTGAAGTTTTTTCTGCTATTCAAGGGGAAGGACTCAATGTCGGCACACGCCAAATTTTTATTCGCTTTGGTCTTTGTGACTTGCGTTGTCACTTTTGCGATAGCGCCCATACATGGGATGCACCATCTCTATGTAAAATAGAGCTTTCCCCTGGATTGAGAGATTTTGAAATGCACTCTAATCCTATTCCTCCAGCCACGTTGATAAAATGGGTGGAAAGGCAAAATTTACCTTTTCTACACGATAGCATTAGCTTAACTGGAGGCGAACCACTTCTTCATGCCCCATTTTTGGCGCAATTTTTACCCGAAGTGCGAGCCCAGACCAATTTACCTATCTACCTGGAAACTGGAGGACATCGCCCTGATCAATTGGCCATGATTCTCCCCTACCTCGACTCTGTAGGTATGGATTTAAAATTGCCTAGTGTGAGTGGCGAAACTCATTGGACAGAACATAAAGAATTCCTCCAAATATGCTTTGAGGCAAATTTAGATATTTTTGTCAAGATAATTGTCTCTCAAAGGACAGATCCTGGCGAACTCGAACGCTCGGCTTTGTTAGTTGCTGAGGTTGGTCAGGATATCCCCATCTTTCTACAACCTGTGACACCTTTAGCGGAGTCTCAACAATTCAGTTCAGTACCTGTGGAAGCTCCTGCTCCACAGCAAGTTTTAGAATGGCAAGCTTTGATGAAGAAGTTTGTTAAACAAGTGCGGGTGATCCCGCAGACCCATAAAATGCTGAATCAGATGTAG
- a CDS encoding DUF3318 domain-containing protein, whose protein sequence is MTSYTTSSAKAEMSELRRLKSLLPPELQSWVTVEGTTEVNPPLVRCEEIGKDQVEIQIDLVKWDALAMDQRNLLFWHEVAHVQNDTIPKDGWEMAALAIGLGGAVGELWVHDGLLLVLALALCGVSGWRLYQKNNGDKQLKELVDADEKAIALATRFGYSLPNAYKSLGSALKTLIDTTPGKRQRSRYEARLSALKRSANKAKAKSKPSDEGGL, encoded by the coding sequence ATGACATCCTATACAACCTCCTCAGCTAAAGCGGAAATGAGTGAACTCCGACGCTTAAAAAGCTTGCTACCGCCAGAATTGCAGAGTTGGGTAACAGTTGAAGGCACAACCGAGGTCAATCCACCCCTAGTTCGTTGCGAAGAAATTGGTAAAGACCAGGTAGAAATTCAAATCGACTTGGTAAAATGGGATGCTTTGGCAATGGATCAGCGTAATCTCCTATTCTGGCACGAAGTAGCTCATGTGCAGAACGACACAATTCCTAAAGACGGCTGGGAAATGGCAGCACTAGCAATCGGTTTAGGTGGTGCTGTGGGAGAGTTATGGGTACATGATGGCTTGCTACTGGTCTTAGCTTTAGCTTTGTGTGGTGTTTCTGGTTGGCGACTGTATCAAAAAAATAATGGTGACAAGCAACTCAAAGAATTAGTTGATGCTGACGAAAAAGCGATCGCACTAGCTACTCGTTTTGGTTATAGTCTCCCCAACGCCTACAAGAGTTTAGGTAGTGCCTTAAAAACCTTAATTGACACCACCCCCGGTAAGCGTCAGCGTTCTCGCTACGAAGCTAGGCTTTCTGCTCTTAAACGCAGCGCCAATAAAGCCAAAGCCAAATCTAAGCCCTCTGATGAAGGTGGATTGTAG
- a CDS encoding amino acid ABC transporter substrate-binding protein, translating into MLKSAFILASAPLFFTLAACSGESGTQVNTASAPATQVSRNIGSTVKNRGKLICGVSGELPGFSFVGTDAKYSGIDVDVCRAVTAALFDNPDAVEFRNLNTKERFTALQTGEIDLLSRNTTWTMSRETSVGLQFAPVIFYDGQAIMVSKNSGIKSLADLKNKAICTQTGTTTEQNLADQMRKRSITYKPVVFEDVNITFATYAEGRCDGVTTDRSALISRRTTLPKPEDNIILDELLSSEPLAPAVAKGDPQWNDIVKWVVYSLVKAEELGINSQNIAQLTNSNDPDIKRFLGTEGNLGEGLGLTNDFAARIVKHVGNYGEVYDRNLGGKTKLNLPRGQNQLAIKGGLLYSPPFR; encoded by the coding sequence ATGCTTAAATCTGCTTTTATATTAGCGAGCGCTCCTCTATTCTTTACCCTTGCTGCTTGTAGTGGTGAGTCAGGAACACAGGTAAATACAGCCAGCGCTCCTGCAACCCAAGTATCTCGTAATATTGGTAGTACAGTTAAAAACCGTGGCAAGTTGATTTGTGGTGTTAGCGGTGAATTACCAGGATTTAGCTTTGTGGGAACTGACGCTAAATATAGCGGTATTGATGTAGATGTTTGTCGTGCTGTAACTGCGGCTTTGTTTGATAATCCAGATGCAGTAGAATTTCGCAACCTGAATACTAAAGAAAGATTTACAGCTTTACAAACTGGGGAAATAGATTTACTCAGCCGCAATACTACTTGGACAATGAGTAGAGAGACTTCAGTTGGTTTGCAATTTGCACCTGTGATTTTTTATGATGGTCAAGCAATTATGGTTAGTAAAAATAGTGGAATCAAATCTTTAGCAGATCTGAAAAATAAAGCAATTTGCACTCAAACTGGTACAACTACAGAACAAAATTTAGCAGACCAAATGCGGAAACGTTCTATTACTTATAAACCCGTTGTTTTTGAAGACGTTAATATTACATTTGCAACCTATGCTGAAGGACGTTGTGATGGTGTGACTACTGATCGTTCGGCTTTGATTTCTCGACGTACGACTTTACCCAAACCGGAAGATAATATTATTTTGGATGAATTACTGTCTTCAGAACCTCTAGCACCAGCAGTTGCTAAAGGAGATCCTCAGTGGAATGATATCGTTAAATGGGTTGTTTATTCATTGGTAAAGGCTGAAGAGTTGGGAATTAATTCTCAGAATATCGCACAACTTACTAATAGTAATGACCCAGATATTAAGCGTTTTTTGGGAACAGAAGGAAATTTAGGTGAAGGACTTGGCTTAACAAATGATTTCGCAGCGAGGATAGTCAAGCACGTTGGTAACTATGGTGAAGTTTACGATCGTAACCTGGGTGGAAAAACAAAACTCAATCTCCCCCGTGGTCAAAATCAACTTGCTATAAAAGGTGGATTACTTTATTCTCCACCATTTCGGTAA
- a CDS encoding amino acid ABC transporter permease: protein MTNTKPPIWRDYRFWRIAVQCIAVILVIAIVAILWMNLNRNLQQLGIKFGFDFLQQEASFDIGETLVNYKPTDTYILALWVGLINSLRVAIAGILLTTIVGITAGIASLFDNWLVRNISLVYVEVFRNTPLLLQLLFWYFGVFLVFPKVENKFYVWGLIHLSQNGIELPGFTFSPEFSTLLLGLTFYTGAFIAEIVRGGIKSLPKGQWEAGLSLGLKPTLLIRLVIFPQALRVIIPPLTSQYLNLTKNSSLAIAIGYPDIYFVASTTFNQTGKAVEVMILIMLTYLTLSLIISLMMNLLNRSVQIKER, encoded by the coding sequence ATGACTAATACTAAACCACCGATATGGCGTGATTATCGTTTTTGGCGAATTGCAGTGCAATGTATCGCTGTAATTTTAGTAATAGCTATAGTTGCTATTTTGTGGATGAATTTAAACCGGAATTTACAGCAATTAGGTATAAAATTCGGTTTTGATTTTCTCCAGCAGGAAGCGTCTTTTGATATTGGTGAAACTCTGGTTAATTATAAACCAACTGACACCTATATTCTGGCTTTATGGGTAGGTTTAATTAACTCCTTGCGGGTGGCAATAGCTGGAATTCTTCTAACGACAATTGTAGGGATAACTGCGGGAATAGCGAGTTTATTTGATAATTGGCTAGTGCGAAATATCAGTCTAGTTTATGTAGAAGTTTTTCGGAATACACCATTATTATTACAGTTACTGTTTTGGTATTTTGGCGTTTTTCTTGTATTTCCGAAAGTAGAAAATAAATTTTATGTGTGGGGGTTAATTCACCTTAGTCAAAATGGCATAGAACTTCCTGGTTTTACCTTTTCCCCAGAATTTTCAACTTTACTGCTGGGGTTAACATTTTACACAGGTGCGTTTATTGCCGAAATTGTGAGAGGAGGAATTAAATCATTACCTAAGGGACAATGGGAAGCAGGGTTATCTCTAGGACTAAAGCCAACATTGCTGATACGGTTGGTGATTTTTCCTCAAGCTTTACGGGTCATTATTCCCCCACTGACCAGTCAATATTTGAATTTAACGAAAAATTCCAGTTTAGCGATCGCTATCGGTTATCCTGATATTTATTTTGTTGCTTCTACCACCTTTAATCAAACTGGAAAAGCCGTAGAAGTGATGATATTAATTATGCTCACCTATCTTACTCTCAGTTTAATTATTTCATTGATGATGAATTTATTAAATCGCAGCGTACAAATTAAAGAAAGATAG
- a CDS encoding amino acid ABC transporter permease, giving the protein MNKVTWLRKNLFSTWYNTLLTIICLYFLFWIVKGCLLWAFDQAQWQVIPVNLHLFLVGRFLQSLYWRIWIVLGIITILTLITLSLFTKKSNIIKRRFSQSITPWIAPTWLLSFPINIWLIGGGFGLQSVSTNLWNGLLLTLLMAIVSIVLSFPIGVILALGRTSNLFLTRWFSILYIEIVRGLPIIGILFIAQVMLPLFLPTELRLDRLIRGIAGLVLFSAAYMAENVRGGLQSIPRGQTEASKALGFNTPLVVILIILPQALRAVIPAIVGQFISLFKDTSLLSLVGLVELTGIARSILAQPQFLGRYAEVYIFIGLIYCLFCYSMSLASRKLEKQLGN; this is encoded by the coding sequence ATGAATAAAGTGACTTGGTTACGCAAAAATCTATTTAGTACCTGGTATAATACATTATTAACTATAATTTGCCTATACTTTTTATTCTGGATAGTTAAAGGATGCTTACTTTGGGCATTTGATCAAGCACAATGGCAAGTCATTCCAGTAAACTTACATTTATTTTTAGTTGGTAGATTTCTCCAAAGCTTATATTGGCGAATTTGGATTGTTCTAGGAATAATTACAATTTTAACTTTAATAACATTAAGTCTATTTACCAAGAAGTCAAATATCATCAAGCGCAGATTTTCTCAATCTATCACTCCTTGGATTGCACCAACATGGTTATTATCTTTTCCGATTAATATATGGCTTATTGGAGGAGGATTTGGCTTACAATCTGTATCAACAAATCTGTGGAATGGACTATTACTTACACTATTAATGGCTATAGTTAGTATTGTACTGTCCTTTCCTATAGGTGTGATATTAGCATTAGGTCGTACAAGTAATTTATTCCTAACTCGTTGGTTTTCTATCCTCTACATTGAAATAGTTAGAGGATTACCAATCATAGGAATTTTGTTTATTGCTCAAGTTATGTTACCTTTATTTTTACCAACGGAGTTACGTTTAGATCGCTTAATTAGAGGAATTGCTGGACTTGTACTATTTAGTGCTGCTTACATGGCTGAAAACGTGCGTGGTGGATTACAATCAATACCTAGAGGACAAACTGAAGCTTCAAAAGCACTAGGATTTAATACACCGTTAGTAGTAATATTAATTATCTTACCTCAAGCTCTACGTGCCGTTATTCCCGCAATTGTCGGACAGTTTATAAGCTTATTTAAAGATACTTCGCTTTTATCCCTAGTTGGATTAGTGGAATTAACAGGAATTGCTCGTTCTATTTTAGCCCAACCGCAGTTTCTTGGTAGATATGCGGAAGTATATATATTTATTGGCTTAATTTATTGCTTATTTTGCTACTCCATGTCATTGGCCTCTCGTAAGTTAGAAAAGCAGTTAGGTAATTAA
- a CDS encoding amino acid ABC transporter ATP-binding protein, with amino-acid sequence MQAQTPIIIAEDVHKWYGKFHVLKGVSLTINRGEVVVLMGPSGSGKSTFIRTFNALEEYQQGSISIDGITLSRDLRNIEKIRKEAGMVFQQFNLFPHLTVLKNITLAPIWVRKLPKAKAEELAMQLLERVGILEQANKYPGQLSGGQQQRVAIARALAMQPKIMLFDEPTSALDPEMVREVLDVIKNLASEGMTMVVVTHEVGFAREVADRVIIMDAGYLVEEATPDTFFTEPKEERTRKFLSQIL; translated from the coding sequence ATGCAAGCACAAACACCAATTATTATTGCTGAAGATGTTCACAAGTGGTATGGTAAGTTTCACGTTCTGAAGGGAGTGAGTTTAACAATCAATCGCGGAGAAGTGGTCGTTTTAATGGGTCCTTCCGGTTCAGGAAAATCAACTTTTATCCGTACATTTAACGCTTTAGAAGAATATCAACAAGGAAGTATTAGTATTGATGGAATTACTCTCAGTCGTGATTTGCGAAATATTGAGAAAATTCGCAAAGAAGCGGGAATGGTATTTCAGCAGTTTAATTTATTTCCCCATTTAACAGTCTTAAAAAATATCACCTTAGCACCAATTTGGGTACGTAAATTACCAAAAGCTAAAGCAGAAGAATTAGCAATGCAACTCTTAGAAAGAGTGGGAATTTTAGAACAAGCAAATAAATATCCGGGACAGTTATCTGGTGGACAACAGCAACGAGTAGCTATAGCGCGTGCGTTAGCTATGCAACCAAAAATTATGTTATTTGATGAACCAACTTCCGCTTTAGATCCGGAAATGGTGCGAGAAGTTTTAGATGTAATCAAAAATCTTGCTAGTGAGGGGATGACAATGGTTGTTGTGACTCACGAAGTGGGATTTGCGCGGGAAGTTGCAGATAGAGTGATTATTATGGATGCTGGTTATTTAGTTGAGGAAGCCACTCCTGATACCTTTTTTACTGAACCGAAGGAGGAAAGAACGCGAAAGTTTTTATCACAAATTCTTTAG